The following proteins are encoded in a genomic region of Pelodictyon phaeoclathratiforme BU-1:
- a CDS encoding ABC transporter permease: MKQLQRKLLRELMRLKGQMLAVAAVVACGISVFVSMSSVKHSLEVSRQRYYNSYRFADVFVQVKRAPEFYRETVSRIPGVASVSTRITADVTLDVPGLDEPATARLVSIPDYRTPMLNDLFLKKGRYIEPGKPDEVIASKPFLEANHLVPGDRISAVINGRKRSLLIVGMGLSPEYIYEVQPGSFFPDKRRFGIFWMGRRSLESALDMSGAFNDLSLTLAHGASEKDVIMRLDTLFKRYGSLGAYGRSEQLSDRFIVDEIKQVGIQITFLPVVFLAVAVFLLNIVLRRIVATQRDQIAVLKAIGYSNEDVGLHYLGFAMIPTAFGAVVGTLFGAWLGRGLMNIYADFYNFAELVYYFRFEDVALSVLLSFAAAIFGALGAVRKAVQLPPAEAMRPDSPVLYKPGIFDRESLRKKIPVSLRIIVRNLERRPWKAVLSVLMTSLSVAILIAGRYTYDSLDRMIQVEFTRKHREDVTVIFNNPMPPSVRYTIASLDGVLEHEYYREEPVKMRFGHRIRRQSIKGMESAEGLQRLVDKANRQCSLPPDGIVLTSTLATLLGVGPGDKLQIEFLQGRQRHAELLVSGTIDEILGLSAYMNLGALNRLAGDGGALNAAYLRLDQAKAGKLYTTFKGMPGVSGIMMLKAMKESFDELIAQSMNTSTVILTSFACVLAFAVVYNGARISLSERARELTSLRVLGMTKGEISFILLGEQALLTSAAVPLGFLIGIGLSALLAHALSSELYRLPLVFSAFNFLFAFMVIVLVSVVSALLVRKRLTELDLVEVLKTRE; this comes from the coding sequence ATGAAACAACTTCAGAGAAAGCTACTGCGCGAACTGATGCGCCTCAAGGGTCAGATGCTTGCTGTTGCGGCGGTGGTGGCCTGCGGTATTTCGGTTTTTGTCTCCATGAGCAGCGTGAAGCATTCACTTGAGGTTTCGCGGCAGCGCTATTACAACAGCTATCGCTTTGCGGATGTTTTTGTGCAGGTGAAGCGTGCACCGGAGTTTTACCGCGAAACGGTGAGTCGTATTCCGGGGGTGGCATCGGTCAGCACTCGCATTACGGCTGACGTTACCCTCGATGTTCCGGGGCTGGACGAACCGGCTACAGCCCGGCTGGTTTCGATTCCCGACTATCGTACGCCGATGCTGAATGATCTTTTTCTGAAAAAAGGGCGCTATATCGAGCCGGGCAAACCTGATGAGGTGATTGCGAGCAAGCCCTTTCTCGAAGCTAACCACCTTGTTCCCGGCGACCGGATCAGTGCGGTGATTAACGGTCGAAAGCGGAGTCTGCTGATTGTCGGCATGGGGCTCTCACCCGAATATATCTATGAGGTGCAGCCCGGCTCCTTTTTCCCCGACAAGCGGCGTTTCGGGATTTTCTGGATGGGGCGTCGCTCGCTGGAGTCTGCGCTCGACATGAGCGGAGCGTTCAACGACCTTTCGCTGACGCTTGCTCATGGGGCATCGGAAAAAGATGTCATCATGCGTCTCGACACTCTCTTTAAACGCTATGGTTCGCTTGGTGCCTATGGACGCAGCGAGCAGCTTTCCGATCGATTCATTGTCGATGAGATCAAGCAGGTCGGCATTCAGATTACCTTTCTTCCGGTTGTCTTTCTCGCTGTGGCAGTTTTTCTGCTCAATATTGTGCTTCGCCGTATTGTTGCCACCCAGCGCGACCAGATTGCCGTGCTCAAGGCTATCGGCTACTCCAATGAGGATGTCGGGTTGCACTATCTGGGGTTTGCCATGATTCCTACCGCTTTTGGGGCGGTTGTGGGTACGCTGTTTGGAGCGTGGCTTGGCAGGGGGCTGATGAACATCTATGCCGATTTCTATAATTTTGCGGAGCTGGTCTATTACTTCCGTTTCGAGGATGTTGCCCTCTCGGTTCTTTTGAGTTTTGCTGCAGCCATTTTTGGCGCGCTTGGTGCGGTGCGCAAGGCGGTGCAGCTTCCTCCGGCTGAGGCGATGCGCCCGGACTCCCCGGTGCTCTACAAGCCGGGTATATTTGATCGAGAGTCGTTGCGAAAAAAAATTCCGGTATCACTGCGGATTATTGTGCGTAACCTGGAGCGCCGCCCCTGGAAAGCCGTGCTTTCTGTGCTGATGACCTCCCTTTCTGTCGCGATTCTCATTGCCGGTCGCTATACCTATGACTCTCTTGACCGGATGATTCAGGTGGAGTTTACCCGCAAACATCGCGAGGATGTTACCGTGATTTTCAATAATCCCATGCCTCCTTCGGTACGCTATACCATTGCGTCGCTTGACGGTGTGCTTGAACATGAATATTATCGTGAAGAGCCGGTGAAGATGCGTTTCGGTCATCGTATCCGTCGGCAGTCGATCAAGGGAATGGAGTCTGCCGAGGGGTTGCAGCGGCTGGTTGACAAGGCAAACCGACAGTGCAGCTTGCCTCCTGACGGCATTGTGCTGACCTCAACGCTTGCGACGCTTCTTGGTGTTGGGCCGGGCGACAAGCTGCAGATCGAGTTTCTGCAGGGCAGGCAGCGTCATGCCGAGCTTCTTGTCAGTGGAACCATTGATGAAATTCTTGGCCTCTCGGCCTACATGAACCTTGGTGCGCTGAACCGTCTGGCAGGCGATGGCGGGGCTCTGAATGCGGCATATCTGCGTCTTGATCAGGCAAAGGCCGGGAAGCTCTACACAACCTTCAAGGGTATGCCGGGAGTTTCCGGCATCATGATGCTGAAGGCGATGAAGGAGAGTTTTGATGAGCTGATTGCCCAGAGTATGAACACCTCGACCGTCATTCTCACCTCTTTTGCCTGTGTGCTTGCCTTTGCGGTGGTTTACAATGGCGCCCGCATCTCGCTTTCCGAGCGGGCACGAGAACTGACAAGCCTCCGGGTGCTCGGTATGACAAAAGGGGAAATTTCCTTTATTTTGCTTGGTGAACAGGCTCTGCTTACCAGTGCTGCCGTACCGCTTGGCTTTTTGATTGGTATCGGGCTCTCTGCACTGCTCGCCCATGCGCTCAGTTCAGAACTCTATCGGCTCCCTTTGGTGTTCAGCGCCTTTAACTTTCTCTTTGCCTTTATGGTTATTGTTCTTGTCTCGGTTGTCTCCGCTCTCCTGGTCAGAAAGCGGCTTACGGAGCTTGATCTTGTCGAGGTTTTAAAAACAAGGGAATAG
- a CDS encoding efflux RND transporter periplasmic adaptor subunit, which translates to MVFSKTQRIAGISVAVAALILFFVFRPSPLPVDSGVVSRGPLQVTLEGEGVTRVNDRFVLAAPVSGKLVRVELEEGDHVRKGSVVASLLPAQLDSREYREASSRAGSARAALDEAIARQRRADLTLVQAERRFGRYRNLYGEGAVSKESYELAENEAQTLRKERDAARSGVEAARYNLGALQALVDRQVAGQPVKVLSPVDGRVLRIHEQSERVVSAGSPLVDIGDPSAIEIVIDLLSSDAIRVKPGNRVVIMDWGGERELQGVVKTVDPAAFTKTSALGIEEKRVNIVALLSRNEPLLGDNFRVQASIVLREASAVLQVPVSSLFRGKEGWHLFVLEDGRAVDKAVRIGMRGTLQAQVLAGVREGQKVVVHPTNELRDGMSVKAQE; encoded by the coding sequence ATGGTATTTTCGAAAACACAGCGCATTGCAGGGATCTCGGTTGCCGTGGCAGCGCTCATTCTTTTTTTTGTTTTCCGCCCCTCTCCGCTTCCTGTAGATTCGGGTGTGGTCAGTCGTGGCCCCTTGCAGGTAACGCTTGAAGGGGAGGGAGTTACCCGCGTGAATGACCGTTTTGTTCTTGCCGCACCGGTCAGCGGAAAGCTGGTGAGGGTGGAGCTTGAAGAGGGCGACCATGTCCGGAAGGGGAGCGTGGTGGCCTCACTGCTTCCTGCCCAGCTCGACAGCCGTGAGTATCGTGAAGCCTCTTCACGGGCGGGGTCAGCCCGGGCAGCTCTTGACGAGGCGATTGCCCGGCAACGCAGGGCTGATCTCACCCTTGTGCAGGCTGAACGCCGTTTCGGTCGTTACCGTAATCTCTATGGTGAGGGGGCCGTTTCAAAAGAGAGTTATGAACTTGCAGAGAATGAGGCTCAAACATTGCGAAAAGAGCGTGATGCGGCCCGCTCAGGGGTTGAGGCTGCCCGTTATAACCTTGGAGCGCTTCAGGCCCTTGTTGATCGCCAGGTAGCGGGGCAGCCGGTGAAGGTACTCTCCCCGGTTGATGGTCGGGTGCTCCGTATCCATGAGCAAAGTGAACGGGTCGTGAGTGCCGGGTCACCACTGGTTGATATTGGTGATCCTTCGGCGATTGAGATTGTGATTGATCTGCTCTCTTCCGACGCCATCAGGGTAAAGCCGGGAAACCGGGTGGTGATTATGGACTGGGGCGGTGAAAGGGAGCTGCAGGGAGTGGTGAAAACGGTTGATCCGGCGGCATTTACCAAAACATCGGCACTCGGGATTGAAGAGAAACGGGTGAACATTGTGGCGCTTCTCAGCCGCAACGAACCGCTGCTTGGCGATAATTTTCGTGTCCAGGCAAGCATTGTGCTCCGTGAAGCGAGTGCTGTGCTTCAGGTGCCGGTAAGCAGCCTCTTCAGGGGAAAAGAGGGCTGGCATCTCTTTGTTCTTGAGGATGGCAGGGCGGTTGATAAAGCCGTGAGGATCGGTATGAGGGGCACCTTGCAGGCGCAGGTGCTCGCAGGGGTCAGGGAGGGGCAGAAGGTGGTGGTGCATCCTACCAACGAACTCAGGGATGGCATGTCGGTGAAGGCGCAGGAGTGA
- a CDS encoding BaiN/RdsA family NAD(P)/FAD-dependent oxidoreductase: MSRIETTAAAVRSAEISHSMILIIGGGAAGMMAAIAARRSAKASGNSCSITLLERNPRPGTKIRISGGGKCNVTHTGTSAELLEQGFLRRNEARFLRQALYSFSNSDLLALLRSRGVESEERPDGKVFPVSEDASTVARAFEELLKESRVQAHFSCRVRSVERKGELFMVTTADGVFTADRLILATGGVSYPGTGTTGDGLVIARSLGHSIKKPSAALAPLYTLNAPPASLSGLALRSISLVATSGGRSVERRGDLLFTHRGVSGPAALSLSRDIAELIGETGNCALFADLFPEQSSAELEAELLLQARRSGAQMVRKFLQGCPIAPLSGAFGMARQGTIPTALVPFLMRHAGLGNDVTWSGLAKEKRQSLLSTLKRFPLGSVRDVPLDQGEISAGGVSLGEVNPKTMCSRVVPNLFLCGELLDYAGEIGGYNLQAAFSTGWMAGVNAVKPVVTNSL; the protein is encoded by the coding sequence ATGAGCAGAATTGAAACAACAGCAGCGGCAGTCAGGAGTGCGGAGATCTCCCACTCGATGATTCTTATTATTGGCGGTGGGGCGGCAGGAATGATGGCGGCGATTGCAGCACGTCGGAGTGCAAAAGCTTCCGGCAACTCCTGTTCGATAACCCTTCTTGAGCGGAATCCCCGTCCGGGAACAAAAATCAGGATATCGGGGGGCGGTAAATGTAATGTAACTCACACTGGTACTTCGGCGGAGCTGCTTGAGCAGGGTTTTCTGCGTCGCAATGAGGCGCGTTTTTTGCGTCAGGCCCTCTACAGCTTCTCAAACAGTGACCTTCTTGCTCTCTTGCGTTCTCGGGGTGTTGAGAGTGAAGAGCGGCCTGACGGAAAGGTGTTTCCCGTCAGCGAGGATGCCTCAACGGTTGCCCGTGCCTTTGAGGAGCTGCTGAAGGAGTCACGGGTGCAGGCACACTTTTCCTGCCGGGTCAGGAGTGTCGAACGCAAGGGTGAACTTTTTATGGTGACCACTGCCGATGGGGTATTCACGGCAGATCGTCTCATTCTTGCAACCGGTGGTGTCTCCTATCCCGGAACCGGTACGACGGGTGACGGCCTTGTGATTGCTCGCTCGCTTGGCCACTCGATAAAAAAGCCTTCGGCAGCGCTGGCGCCCCTCTACACCCTCAACGCTCCTCCCGCTTCACTTTCAGGGCTGGCACTCCGCTCAATCAGCCTTGTAGCCACTTCCGGTGGACGGAGTGTTGAACGGCGTGGCGACCTGCTCTTTACCCATCGCGGCGTCAGTGGTCCGGCTGCACTCTCGCTTTCACGCGACATCGCCGAGCTGATTGGTGAAACAGGTAATTGCGCTCTCTTTGCCGATCTCTTTCCGGAACAGAGCAGCGCTGAACTTGAGGCTGAGCTGCTGCTCCAGGCTCGCAGGAGTGGGGCACAGATGGTACGCAAATTCCTGCAGGGATGTCCGATAGCTCCTCTCAGTGGCGCTTTCGGCATGGCTCGTCAAGGGACGATTCCAACCGCTCTTGTACCCTTTCTTATGCGCCATGCAGGCCTTGGGAATGATGTGACCTGGAGCGGACTTGCGAAAGAAAAACGGCAGTCGCTCCTCTCAACGCTCAAGCGATTTCCGCTTGGCAGTGTACGCGATGTGCCGCTTGATCAGGGGGAAATTTCAGCCGGAGGCGTTTCGCTGGGGGAGGTGAACCCCAAAACCATGTGCTCAAGGGTTGTTCCAAACCTTTTTCTCTGTGGCGAACTTCTCGACTACGCCGGTGAGATTGGCGGCTATAACCTGCAGGCCGCATTCTCCACCGGCTGGATGGCGGGTGTGAACGCGGTCAAGCCAGTAGTGACGAACTCTCTGTAA
- a CDS encoding DUF4402 domain-containing protein, producing MKNRVVVLFSLWALFSSGSVAQAAEGTATATIAPGISSAKNTSTPTHGDLAFGVIIPSESVGTVTINPSTSDRTNSGGVQLVSSVSGPASFNVTGTANSAYNVTLPNTGITISNGSSSMVVNSFTVSPASNTLKLNSEGLSAFNIGGKLEVSANQPPGNYTGTFDVTVAYQ from the coding sequence ATGAAAAACAGAGTTGTAGTTCTCTTCTCCCTTTGGGCATTGTTCTCCTCCGGGAGTGTGGCACAGGCTGCCGAAGGCACCGCCACAGCAACAATCGCGCCCGGAATCTCCAGTGCCAAAAACACATCAACACCCACCCATGGCGATCTGGCTTTTGGAGTCATCATTCCAAGTGAATCAGTAGGAACGGTGACCATCAATCCATCAACCTCCGATCGAACAAATTCGGGAGGAGTGCAGCTCGTCTCCTCAGTCTCCGGGCCAGCATCATTCAATGTCACCGGTACGGCAAACTCTGCCTATAATGTTACACTGCCAAATACAGGAATCACGATCTCCAACGGGAGTAGCAGCATGGTGGTAAACAGCTTTACCGTCTCACCAGCCTCAAACACCCTGAAACTGAATAGTGAGGGGCTCTCTGCATTCAATATCGGCGGAAAGCTGGAGGTCTCTGCAAACCAGCCACCGGGGAACTACACCGGAACCTTTGATGTAACCGTAGCTTACCAGTAA
- a CDS encoding carboxypeptidase-like regulatory domain-containing protein, with product MHNYFRVLRSSLLFFFWICLATGHQTELLYGEEKRTAESPTALSEDDLLLCVVRLGGATLSGNLVTYSAPPGLFLPLGELSRSLELGITVDPAKGVGSGHVALPSQSFMLDMAKSSIIVDGNTYRYDPKLVVALTDDIYVESRLLAEWFAMRIDANRLDAAVDIRPFEPLPIQQRMARSQRGSNTWGYGSYNDPGYPLLNTPFRLLAGPSIDISLSSSLTGEGTANITPGNSSFYTRLSGDLLWMSGRLDLSGHIAGAGKSIIGVDNGTMILERTSPTGGILGVLDARKIAIGDIQPETLPLIGNSVGTGIMVSSYPINQSSFFDKLTLNGFLAKGWDVELFSNANLLDYRPSNPRESYSFADIPLIYGLNELRLVFHGPQGEQRVERHIYNVGRNMIEPGSWNYQITATNATQRSLLASPDGDPAPLMTWKSTLGVNKWLTATNYLASALIDDERQTFAGAGFSGYLKMIQLDLQIARNLATSRLARQAGIQTRFGPLTLSVLMQEYDKDWHTTTGTLSYLKKEDIRIDGLNPFFFLTNSRFSMTLAQTEFDELRKSKSATMTSSNRTWGIDHTHTVTLERMLDGDTESDALSGSSYASMTRQNLSLRAEIGYQLLPERVISTVGGTCELRLKHEWLLLNSITYTPLGKTLTASTGLNHTFKKMAMGVTGNYTSGGAWGIGIQLSTNLSHEPKSGQWNIDGSLSSQQAGISAQAYLDKNRNRELDPDEPEIKDAGFFVNQQSNPALTDAKGIAFIQGISPNILTDITISPSTLKELLWVPADKGVRVVPRPGYPLPVKFPVWVTGEVSGTVFNKKEGIEEPASGITIEAVDKEGKVAGKARSEYDGVYILGALPTGNYTLRVSPEQAAKLGTTAPFKELVIPAEGAYIDNINLVLEPLTVEPGIETPVESNGKAPVDSGKEKSLQTPLLP from the coding sequence CGTTCGTCTTGGCGGAGCGACGCTTTCCGGTAATCTGGTCACCTATTCTGCCCCTCCTGGACTCTTTCTTCCTCTTGGTGAGCTGAGCCGAAGCCTTGAACTCGGCATTACTGTTGATCCTGCAAAAGGAGTCGGATCAGGCCATGTTGCCCTGCCCTCTCAGTCTTTCATGCTCGATATGGCAAAATCCTCCATTATCGTAGACGGCAACACATACCGGTACGACCCGAAGCTGGTGGTAGCCCTCACTGACGATATCTATGTCGAAAGCAGATTGCTTGCCGAATGGTTTGCCATGCGCATCGATGCCAACCGCCTTGATGCTGCAGTCGATATTCGTCCGTTTGAACCGCTTCCTATTCAGCAACGCATGGCGCGCAGCCAGCGAGGCTCCAATACATGGGGCTATGGCAGCTACAATGATCCCGGCTATCCGCTGTTGAACACTCCATTCCGCCTCCTTGCCGGCCCGAGCATTGACATCTCCCTCTCCTCCTCACTGACCGGAGAGGGGACAGCTAACATTACTCCAGGAAACAGCAGCTTTTACACCCGCCTCTCTGGTGATCTCCTCTGGATGAGCGGAAGACTTGATCTTTCAGGCCATATTGCTGGCGCCGGCAAATCGATTATCGGAGTTGACAACGGCACCATGATCCTTGAACGGACAAGCCCGACGGGCGGCATATTGGGAGTACTTGACGCTCGCAAGATTGCCATCGGGGATATTCAGCCCGAAACACTTCCACTGATAGGCAACAGTGTCGGAACCGGCATCATGGTAAGCAGTTACCCGATCAATCAATCCTCTTTTTTTGACAAGCTGACCCTGAACGGTTTTCTTGCAAAGGGTTGGGATGTAGAACTCTTCAGCAATGCAAACCTGCTCGACTACCGCCCATCAAACCCCCGTGAGAGCTATTCATTTGCCGATATCCCACTCATCTATGGTCTGAATGAACTGCGACTTGTTTTCCATGGCCCCCAGGGCGAGCAGCGGGTTGAACGGCATATCTACAATGTCGGACGCAACATGATCGAACCGGGTAGCTGGAACTATCAAATAACAGCAACCAACGCAACACAACGTTCGCTGCTCGCATCACCAGATGGTGATCCAGCGCCCCTCATGACCTGGAAGAGCACACTTGGCGTGAACAAATGGCTCACTGCAACCAATTATCTCGCATCAGCGCTCATCGACGACGAACGTCAGACGTTTGCCGGAGCGGGGTTCAGCGGTTACCTGAAAATGATACAGCTCGATCTGCAGATAGCCCGCAATCTTGCCACCAGTCGGTTGGCCAGGCAGGCAGGTATCCAGACACGATTTGGACCATTAACACTCTCCGTCCTGATGCAGGAGTATGATAAAGATTGGCATACAACAACCGGGACTCTTTCATATCTGAAAAAAGAGGATATCCGCATCGACGGCCTGAACCCCTTTTTCTTTTTGACAAACTCCCGATTCTCGATGACGTTGGCCCAGACAGAGTTTGATGAACTGCGGAAATCGAAGAGTGCCACCATGACCAGCAGCAACCGGACTTGGGGTATTGATCATACACACACCGTTACACTGGAACGAATGCTGGATGGTGACACAGAAAGTGATGCCCTTTCTGGCAGCTCATATGCAAGCATGACACGCCAAAACCTCTCACTCAGGGCTGAAATTGGATACCAGCTCCTTCCTGAAAGAGTCATCAGCACCGTTGGAGGTACCTGCGAACTGCGCCTCAAGCATGAATGGCTGCTTCTCAACAGCATTACCTACACACCGCTTGGCAAAACCCTGACTGCATCAACAGGGCTCAACCATACCTTCAAAAAGATGGCAATGGGAGTTACAGGTAACTATACCAGTGGCGGAGCATGGGGTATCGGTATCCAGCTCTCGACGAACCTCAGTCATGAGCCAAAAAGTGGTCAATGGAATATCGATGGAAGCCTGAGCAGCCAGCAGGCAGGAATCTCCGCCCAGGCATACCTCGACAAGAATCGCAACAGGGAGCTGGACCCCGATGAGCCCGAAATCAAGGATGCCGGTTTTTTTGTCAATCAACAAAGCAATCCCGCACTCACTGATGCAAAGGGTATCGCTTTTATTCAGGGAATTTCTCCCAACATTCTGACGGATATCACCATTTCACCCTCAACACTTAAAGAGCTGCTTTGGGTGCCTGCCGACAAAGGGGTACGTGTGGTACCAAGACCAGGTTATCCTCTCCCGGTAAAATTTCCCGTATGGGTCACCGGTGAAGTGAGCGGTACCGTTTTCAACAAGAAAGAGGGCATTGAGGAACCTGCGTCCGGTATCACCATTGAAGCTGTTGACAAGGAGGGAAAGGTAGCTGGCAAGGCCCGGTCAGAATATGACGGTGTTTACATTCTCGGAGCGCTCCCCACCGGGAACTACACCTTGCGCGTATCACCCGAACAGGCCGCAAAACTTGGCACTACAGCGCCATTCAAGGAGCTGGTCATTCCAGCCGAAGGAGCATATATCGACAATATCAATCTGGTACTTGAGCCGCTAACTGTTGAACCGGGCATTGAAACACCTGTTGAATCGAACGGGAAGGCTCCAGTCGACTCCGGCAAAGAGAAATCACTTCAAACTCCCCTGCTGCCCTGA